Proteins from one Deinococcus sp. AB2017081 genomic window:
- a CDS encoding serine hydrolase domain-containing protein, whose protein sequence is MFRRDPLLRALDEVSGVLGVDARPLRPALRVLARRGGVLGVTRGTRRIVVGLGGVPEDGIFELASVTKPFTAALADALVRAGRLEWDTPVSTLGGPLRSLPRFLTARTLATHTAGLPLHPARVAVTTFTHFYDPYGPLGARDVVASARRWARPGGRFGYSNLGAGVLALALAHAAGESADATGYSRALRVWVTGPLELDVSTAPGAAGPLVAPVGVLGSREFTAFGPLVGAGGLYGHAGDLLAFAQAHLDGRAGTHWQHASRPPGLPPLLSGLAPGWFVSGAGVRWHDGVARGTRTGLGFDPVSGTAATLLVRGGSPLVGGRGTLPHVLLALLGAGA, encoded by the coding sequence ATGTTCCGCCGCGATCCGCTGCTCCGGGCGCTGGATGAGGTCTCCGGCGTGCTGGGCGTGGACGCCCGCCCACTGCGGCCGGCGCTGCGCGTCCTGGCCCGGCGCGGCGGCGTGCTGGGCGTCACGCGCGGCACCCGGCGGATCGTGGTGGGCCTGGGCGGCGTGCCGGAAGACGGGATCTTTGAACTCGCCAGCGTGACCAAGCCCTTCACGGCGGCCCTGGCGGACGCGCTGGTGCGGGCGGGGCGGCTGGAGTGGGACACGCCAGTGAGCACGCTGGGCGGGCCGCTGCGGAGCCTCCCCCGCTTCCTGACCGCGCGCACACTGGCGACCCACACGGCGGGCCTGCCGCTGCACCCGGCGCGGGTGGCCGTCACCACGTTCACGCACTTCTACGATCCGTATGGCCCCCTGGGAGCACGGGACGTGGTCGCCAGCGCCCGCCGCTGGGCCAGACCGGGGGGCCGCTTCGGGTACTCGAACCTGGGTGCGGGCGTGCTGGCCCTGGCCCTGGCCCACGCCGCCGGCGAATCGGCCGACGCCACCGGCTACTCACGGGCGCTGCGCGTCTGGGTGACCGGGCCGCTGGAACTGGACGTCAGTACGGCGCCGGGCGCGGCCGGGCCCCTGGTCGCGCCGGTGGGGGTGCTGGGCTCGCGCGAGTTCACGGCCTTCGGGCCGCTGGTGGGCGCGGGAGGCCTGTACGGACACGCGGGCGACCTGCTGGCCTTCGCACAGGCCCACCTGGACGGCCGGGCAGGCACGCACTGGCAGCACGCCTCGCGGCCGCCGGGCCTGCCCCCGCTGCTGTCGGGCCTCGCGCCCGGCTGGTTTGTCAGCGGTGCCGGCGTGCGCTGGCACGACGGCGTGGCACGCGGCACCCGCACGGGGCTGGGCTTCGACCCGGTCTCGGGGACGGCCGCGACCCTGCTGGTGCGCGGCGGGTCGCCGCTCGTGGGCGGGCGCGGCACGCTGCCCCATGTCCTGCTGGCGCTGCTGGGCGCCGGGGCGTGA
- a CDS encoding FAD-dependent oxidoreductase — protein MQRPVPDSAPGQVWAHTGQSFPAQDYDVVVLGAGRMGTACALFLRQLVPTRSLLLVEEGGLPNEDGATLLSPGVWTTLDVPESRWPEAHWTRTQLSADTWDITFQPRPVVDLHATAGEARIPSRDLTLDPEVVDVAALPWATVDTRAATYRPGAVALATAQAAIRAGADLLLNTRAHLGGDGRVVLERLTVTNTHQIVVHETHHVRAGTIVVALGAHGSHAAEHDLGTHTAHARAYRQAPRVNWPSTDASPVLRAGGVTLRPQHGGYVLVPAIHHRDPAGYVPTGGRLTGVPTGLRRETLEDLVAALDVLPVLGTEALESGRSVSDVPGAWFALPGGTPAGLPQHEQVAPGVHLLLGGPHADTLGLSTAYDLAATIAGVAERPWDRPR, from the coding sequence ATGCAGCGTCCCGTCCCCGACTCGGCACCCGGTCAGGTCTGGGCACACACCGGCCAGTCCTTCCCCGCCCAGGACTACGACGTGGTCGTCCTGGGGGCGGGCCGCATGGGCACGGCGTGTGCCCTGTTCCTGCGCCAGCTCGTCCCCACCCGATCGCTGCTGCTGGTCGAGGAGGGCGGCCTGCCCAACGAGGACGGCGCGACCCTGCTCTCGCCCGGCGTGTGGACGACCCTGGACGTGCCCGAGTCGCGCTGGCCGGAGGCGCACTGGACGCGCACGCAGCTGAGCGCTGACACCTGGGACATCACCTTCCAGCCCCGGCCCGTGGTCGACCTGCACGCGACCGCCGGCGAAGCCCGCATCCCCAGCCGTGACCTGACCCTCGATCCGGAGGTGGTGGACGTGGCCGCCCTGCCGTGGGCCACGGTGGACACGCGCGCCGCCACGTACCGCCCCGGGGCCGTGGCACTGGCCACCGCGCAGGCCGCCATCCGCGCCGGGGCCGACCTGCTGTTGAACACCCGCGCCCACCTGGGCGGGGACGGCCGGGTGGTGCTGGAACGCCTGACGGTCACCAACACGCACCAGATCGTGGTGCACGAGACCCACCATGTCCGCGCCGGCACCATCGTCGTCGCGCTGGGCGCCCACGGATCACACGCTGCCGAGCACGACCTGGGCACACATACCGCCCACGCCCGCGCGTACCGGCAGGCCCCGCGCGTGAACTGGCCCAGCACCGACGCCTCGCCCGTGCTGCGGGCCGGCGGTGTGACCCTGCGCCCACAACACGGCGGCTACGTGCTCGTGCCCGCCATCCACCACCGCGACCCCGCCGGGTACGTGCCCACCGGCGGCCGGCTTACCGGGGTACCCACCGGCCTGCGCCGCGAGACGCTGGAAGACCTCGTGGCCGCCCTGGACGTCCTGCCGGTGCTGGGCACCGAGGCCCTGGAGAGTGGCCGCAGCGTGAGCGACGTCCCCGGCGCGTGGTTCGCCCTGCCCGGCGGTACCCCGGCGGGCCTGCCCCAGCACGAACAGGTCGCCCCCGGCGTCCACCTGCTTCTCGGCGGCCCCCACGCCGACACCCTGGGCCTGAGCACGGCCTACGACCTCGCGGCGACGATTGCCGGAGTGGCAGAGCGGCCGTGGGACAGGCCGAGATAA
- a CDS encoding SDR family oxidoreductase, producing MKTVFITGANKSIGLATARVLLRQGYRVYLGSRDPQRGQEAAAQLRAEGLDAVEVIQIDVSDSDSVARARHEVGRSTDVLDVLINNAGISGGMPQNALGASIEAYRRVFETNVFGVVRVTQAFIDLLRNSPEPRIVNVSSSQGSLTLHTDPGYRYYHHKGAVYHPSKAALNMYTIDLAYELRDTPFRVNAVDPGFVATDFNNHRGTGTVEEAGARIARYAMIGADGPTGTFISEEYNPETGAIPW from the coding sequence ATGAAAACCGTCTTCATCACTGGAGCCAACAAGAGCATCGGCCTGGCGACCGCGCGCGTGCTGCTCAGGCAGGGGTACCGCGTCTACCTGGGCAGCCGGGATCCGCAGCGGGGTCAGGAGGCCGCCGCACAGCTGCGGGCCGAGGGCCTGGACGCCGTGGAGGTGATCCAGATCGACGTCAGCGACTCGGATTCGGTGGCCCGCGCCCGGCACGAGGTCGGCCGCAGCACCGACGTGCTGGACGTCCTGATCAACAACGCCGGCATCAGCGGCGGCATGCCCCAGAACGCGCTCGGGGCGAGCATCGAGGCCTACCGGCGGGTGTTCGAGACCAACGTGTTCGGCGTGGTGCGGGTCACACAGGCGTTCATCGACCTGCTGCGGAACTCCCCGGAGCCCCGGATCGTCAACGTCTCGTCCAGCCAGGGCTCGCTCACGCTGCACACGGACCCCGGCTACCGCTACTACCACCACAAGGGAGCGGTCTACCACCCGTCGAAGGCGGCCCTGAACATGTACACCATCGACCTCGCCTACGAGCTGCGCGATACGCCGTTCCGGGTCAACGCGGTCGATCCGGGCTTCGTGGCCACCGACTTCAACAACCACCGGGGCACCGGCACCGTCGAGGAGGCCGGCGCACGGATCGCCCGCTACGCCATGATCGGCGCGGACGGCCCGACCGGCACATTTATCAGCGAGGAATACAACCCGGAGACCGGCGCCATTCCCTGGTGA
- a CDS encoding TetR/AcrR family transcriptional regulator: MTDSTPSEPAISGPATQDAAPAQPRRADARRNEQNLLDAAAALFVTSGVGVPVREIAARAGVGTGTIYRHFPTRADLIVAVYRHQVEACAAAGETLLADSASPYGALRQWIDLFVDFLVTKHGLAAVMQSDRAGYEGLHTEFIDRLVPVCGRLLHAAEDAGEIQPGMAPLVLMRGVGNLCAGTGTDARALVQLLVAGLRVP, translated from the coding sequence GTGACAGACTCAACCCCATCCGAGCCGGCAATATCCGGCCCGGCGACCCAGGACGCAGCCCCGGCCCAGCCCCGGCGGGCCGATGCGCGGCGCAACGAACAGAACCTGCTCGACGCGGCGGCGGCCCTGTTCGTCACGTCCGGTGTGGGGGTGCCCGTGCGCGAGATCGCGGCGCGGGCCGGGGTCGGCACCGGCACCATCTACCGCCATTTCCCTACCCGCGCCGACCTGATCGTCGCGGTCTACCGGCATCAGGTCGAGGCGTGTGCCGCCGCCGGGGAGACGCTGCTGGCGGACAGCGCGAGTCCTTACGGAGCGCTGCGGCAGTGGATCGACCTGTTCGTGGATTTCCTGGTCACCAAGCACGGCCTGGCGGCCGTCATGCAGTCCGACCGGGCCGGGTACGAGGGGCTGCACACCGAATTCATCGACCGGCTCGTGCCGGTGTGTGGCCGGCTGCTCCACGCCGCCGAGGACGCGGGCGAGATCCAGCCAGGGATGGCGCCCCTCGTGCTCATGCGGGGGGTCGGCAACCTGTGTGCCGGCACGGGCACCGACGCGCGTGCGCTGGTGCAGCTGCTCGTCGCCGGGCTGCGCGTGCCCTGA
- a CDS encoding aldo/keto reductase: MQYRTLGHTGVQVSALALGAMNFGQLGRTTQADVSAMVGAALNAGINLIDTADFYGHGESEELVGRAIAGRRDDVVLATKAALPMGDGPNRRGSSRRWLERALDDSLRRLGVDHVDLYQIHRWDPATSDEETLSALTDLQRSGRIRYFGSSTFPAYRIVQAQWAARQHHLGRYVTEQPSYSILQRGIEADVLPVTQEYGMGVLAWSPLASGWLSGAVRAGQDIRTHRAGMMPQRFDLSLPVNRARLEAVQQLTAVADQAGLSVIQLALGFVTAHPGVTAALIGPRTPEHLQSQLAATDTVLSADVLDAIDRIVAPGTDLAPGEKVYTPPALSNAALRRR; encoded by the coding sequence ATGCAGTACCGCACCCTCGGCCACACCGGCGTCCAGGTCAGTGCCCTGGCGCTGGGGGCCATGAACTTCGGCCAGCTCGGCCGCACCACCCAGGCCGACGTCAGCGCCATGGTCGGCGCCGCCCTGAACGCCGGCATCAACCTGATCGACACCGCCGACTTCTACGGCCACGGCGAGTCCGAGGAACTCGTCGGCCGGGCCATCGCCGGACGCCGGGACGACGTCGTGCTGGCCACCAAGGCTGCGCTGCCCATGGGCGACGGCCCCAACCGGCGGGGCAGCTCGCGCCGCTGGCTGGAGCGGGCGCTGGACGACAGCCTGCGCCGGCTGGGCGTGGATCACGTCGACCTGTACCAGATCCACCGCTGGGATCCGGCGACCAGTGACGAGGAGACCCTGTCGGCCCTGACCGACCTGCAACGCTCGGGCAGGATCCGGTACTTCGGCTCGTCGACGTTCCCGGCCTACCGGATCGTGCAGGCGCAGTGGGCGGCCCGGCAGCACCATCTGGGCCGGTATGTCACCGAGCAGCCCAGCTACTCGATCCTGCAGCGCGGCATCGAGGCCGACGTGCTGCCGGTGACGCAGGAGTATGGGATGGGCGTGCTGGCGTGGAGTCCGCTGGCGTCGGGCTGGCTGAGCGGCGCCGTCCGCGCCGGCCAGGACATCCGCACCCACCGCGCCGGGATGATGCCGCAGCGCTTCGACCTGTCCCTGCCTGTCAACCGTGCCCGGCTGGAGGCCGTGCAGCAGCTCACGGCCGTCGCGGATCAGGCCGGACTGAGCGTGATCCAGCTCGCCCTGGGCTTCGTGACCGCCCACCCCGGCGTGACGGCCGCCCTGATCGGCCCGCGCACGCCGGAACATCTGCAGTCGCAGCTGGCTGCCACCGATACCGTGCTCTCTGCCGACGTGCTGGACGCCATCGACCGGATCGTCGCGCCGGGCACTGACCTCGCTCCTGGGGAGAAGGTCTACACACCCCCGGCCCTGTCAAACGCGGCCTTGCGCCGCCGCTGA
- a CDS encoding SpoIID/LytB domain-containing protein, protein MSAAPRFRPTLLLLAALSACSAGALQVRVLVVSGPQVTVRVPLPAPERGAGLGSGPLGAPAPLPAAAWAVGVTPDGSRLTLNGQDAGNVALYLPPTPGSVVEISSRTYRGGVQLRVQDGGVQAINVVDVEDYLRSVVPAEMPTSWPAAALGAQAVIARTYVAARINAAAPYDTCATERCQVYPGVRAETPASDAAVAATRGQVVAYGGQPASTYFSSDSGGYTASSAEVWGQALPYLPAQADPFSAGSPRARWRLEVGAEKVAEVAARYRVQVGALRSVAVTRLSPSGRPLEIALVGAAGTGRIDGANAGGFVRSLGAAGTRVVLDASALASGGPLVIEGSGAGHGVGLSQYGALGLARQGYSHLHLLGFYYPGTSLSVLAEVAEPRAQLLAGRPLPHPGAAWLAAHDVTGGVQ, encoded by the coding sequence ATGTCTGCCGCGCCGCGTTTCCGCCCGACCCTGCTGCTGCTGGCGGCCCTTTCCGCATGCAGCGCCGGAGCGCTTCAGGTGCGGGTGCTCGTCGTCAGTGGCCCGCAGGTCACGGTGCGGGTGCCACTGCCGGCTCCGGAACGCGGCGCCGGACTGGGCAGCGGCCCGCTCGGGGCACCCGCCCCCCTGCCGGCGGCGGCGTGGGCCGTCGGCGTGACGCCCGACGGGTCGCGCCTGACCCTGAACGGCCAGGACGCCGGGAACGTGGCCCTGTACCTGCCGCCCACTCCGGGCAGTGTGGTCGAGATCAGCAGCCGCACGTACCGGGGCGGCGTGCAGCTGCGCGTGCAGGACGGTGGCGTCCAGGCGATCAACGTGGTGGATGTCGAGGATTACCTGCGCTCGGTCGTGCCGGCCGAGATGCCGACGTCGTGGCCGGCGGCGGCGCTCGGGGCCCAGGCGGTCATCGCCCGGACATACGTGGCGGCGCGGATCAACGCGGCCGCCCCCTACGACACCTGCGCGACCGAACGGTGCCAGGTGTATCCCGGCGTGCGGGCCGAGACGCCGGCGTCGGATGCGGCCGTGGCGGCCACGCGCGGGCAGGTCGTCGCGTATGGCGGGCAGCCGGCCAGCACCTACTTCAGTTCGGACTCCGGGGGCTACACGGCGTCCAGTGCCGAGGTGTGGGGTCAGGCGCTGCCGTACCTGCCGGCGCAGGCCGATCCCTTCTCGGCGGGCAGTCCACGGGCCCGCTGGCGGCTGGAGGTCGGGGCCGAGAAGGTGGCGGAGGTCGCCGCCCGCTACCGCGTGCAGGTCGGAGCGCTGCGCAGCGTGGCGGTCACGCGCCTCAGTCCGTCGGGCCGGCCGCTGGAGATCGCGCTGGTGGGCGCGGCGGGCACCGGACGGATCGACGGAGCGAATGCCGGCGGCTTCGTACGTTCGCTGGGCGCGGCGGGCACCCGCGTGGTGCTGGACGCGTCGGCACTGGCGTCCGGCGGCCCCCTGGTGATCGAGGGCAGCGGAGCCGGACATGGCGTGGGACTGTCGCAGTACGGAGCGCTGGGCCTGGCCCGGCAGGGGTACAGCCACCTGCACCTGCTGGGCTTCTACTACCCCGGCACCAGCCTGAGCGTGCTCGCCGAGGTCGCGGAACCCCGCGCGCAGCTGCTGGCTGGCCGCCCCCTGCCGCACCCCGGCGCCGCGTGGCTGGCCGCGCATGACGTGACGGGCGGTGTCCAGTGA
- the accD gene encoding acetyl-CoA carboxylase, carboxyltransferase subunit beta produces the protein MALDRFFRRRRPQLKGADTDMPDLWTQCPNCKEGLYNRELENNAFVCPKCGHHLRIDAQKRATLLIDDGTWTQLSGHVHPVDRLDFKDTEAYTARLERAQRKAGRPDAILTGHGQLLGIPVTVAVMDFAFSGGSMGSVVGEEIARAAEHAARSGTPLLIVTASGGARMQESALSLMQMAKTTVALEALSARGLPYVSVLTDPTTGGVTASFATIADVIVAEPGALIGFAGPRVIQQTIRQNLPEGFQRAEFLLDHGMVDAVVDRREHRTYLASLLGLLTHREVSA, from the coding sequence ATGGCCCTAGATCGATTTTTCCGCCGCCGGCGACCGCAGCTCAAGGGCGCGGACACGGACATGCCGGACCTGTGGACGCAATGCCCCAACTGCAAGGAAGGGCTGTACAACCGTGAGCTGGAAAATAATGCCTTCGTGTGCCCCAAGTGCGGCCACCACCTGCGGATCGATGCCCAGAAGCGCGCCACCCTGCTCATCGACGACGGCACGTGGACGCAGCTCTCGGGCCACGTCCATCCGGTCGACCGGCTGGATTTCAAGGACACCGAGGCCTACACGGCCCGGCTGGAACGGGCCCAGCGCAAGGCGGGCCGCCCCGACGCGATCCTGACCGGTCACGGGCAGCTGCTCGGGATCCCGGTCACGGTGGCCGTCATGGACTTCGCGTTCTCGGGAGGCAGCATGGGCAGCGTCGTGGGCGAGGAGATCGCCCGCGCCGCCGAGCACGCGGCCCGCAGCGGCACGCCCCTGCTCATCGTGACGGCCAGCGGCGGTGCGCGGATGCAGGAGAGTGCGCTGTCGCTGATGCAGATGGCCAAGACGACCGTCGCGCTGGAGGCGCTCAGTGCCCGTGGCCTGCCCTATGTGAGCGTGCTGACCGACCCGACGACCGGGGGCGTGACCGCCAGTTTCGCCACCATCGCCGACGTGATCGTGGCCGAGCCCGGAGCCCTGATCGGCTTCGCCGGCCCCCGCGTGATCCAGCAGACCATCCGTCAGAATCTGCCCGAGGGCTTCCAGCGCGCCGAATTCCTGCTCGACCACGGCATGGTGGATGCCGTCGTGGATCGCCGGGAACACCGCACGTATCTGGCGTCCCTGCTGGGGCTGCTGACCCACCGCGAGGTGAGCGCGTGA
- a CDS encoding SDR family NAD(P)-dependent oxidoreductase, with product MSMSPVALVTGANQGIGLQIARDLVAHGLTVLVGSRDLARGEAAAAGLGPQAQAIQLDVTDPASIAAAAARIRRDFGRLDVLVNNAAISNTSMRPGQSVEDYAATVRPGTVSLDEMRAVWEVNVFGVLAVYQAMLPLLRLAPAARIVNVSSGVGSLTRNSDPAYAQRVNFGPVYPASKTALNALTVAMAIELEAEGIKVNAASPGFTRTNLNGYSGTQTVEEGAREAVRLALLGPDGPTGTFSHATLGPLPW from the coding sequence ATGTCCATGTCACCCGTCGCCCTGGTCACCGGGGCCAACCAGGGAATCGGCCTCCAGATCGCCCGTGATCTCGTGGCCCACGGGCTCACCGTACTGGTCGGCTCGCGCGACCTGGCGCGTGGCGAGGCCGCCGCCGCCGGGCTCGGGCCGCAGGCACAGGCCATCCAGCTCGACGTGACGGATCCGGCGTCCATCGCGGCCGCCGCCGCCCGCATCCGGCGCGACTTCGGGCGGCTCGACGTCCTCGTGAACAACGCCGCGATCTCCAACACCAGCATGCGGCCCGGTCAGTCCGTCGAGGACTACGCAGCGACCGTCCGGCCGGGCACCGTCTCGCTGGACGAGATGCGCGCCGTGTGGGAGGTCAACGTGTTCGGCGTCCTGGCCGTGTATCAGGCCATGCTGCCGCTGCTGCGCCTGGCCCCGGCGGCCCGGATCGTCAACGTGTCCAGCGGGGTCGGCTCGCTGACCCGCAACTCCGACCCGGCGTATGCCCAGCGTGTCAACTTCGGCCCCGTCTACCCCGCGTCCAAGACGGCCCTGAACGCCCTGACCGTCGCCATGGCGATCGAACTGGAGGCCGAGGGCATCAAGGTGAATGCCGCCTCGCCGGGCTTCACCCGGACGAACCTCAACGGCTACTCGGGCACGCAGACGGTGGAGGAGGGAGCGCGGGAGGCCGTGCGGCTGGCGCTGCTCGGCCCCGACGGCCCGACCGGCACGTTCTCACACGCCACCCTGGGCCCGTTGCCGTGGTGA
- a CDS encoding acetyl-CoA carboxylase carboxyltransferase subunit alpha: protein MTVPADALKELEARVRDLEGTAKTTGQNLDAALTPLRAEVQRLRDLRPPPTRWERVQLARAAGRPTALDYVDRLCTEFTELHGDRRFGDDPALIGGPARWQGMPVMLILQQKGRDTKSKIKRRFGSANPEGFRKAVRLMDLADKFRLPVVALVDTQGAYPGLEAEERGQGWAIAESIRRMLALRVPAVCVVIGEGGSGGALAVAVGNRVLIQENAWYSVISPEGAASIIWKDAAQAPLAAEALKLTAPDLLELGIVEEIIPEPTGGAHQDADAAAIPVGEAVTRHLRELMALSADELLAQRGERFRNLGAFTES from the coding sequence GTGACCGTACCCGCCGACGCCCTGAAGGAACTCGAGGCGCGGGTGCGCGATCTGGAAGGCACCGCGAAGACCACCGGACAGAACCTCGACGCGGCCCTGACCCCACTGCGCGCCGAGGTGCAGCGCCTGCGCGACCTGCGCCCGCCGCCCACGCGCTGGGAACGCGTGCAGCTCGCCCGCGCTGCGGGCCGCCCCACCGCCCTGGACTACGTGGATCGCCTGTGCACTGAATTTACCGAGCTGCACGGCGACCGCCGCTTCGGGGACGACCCCGCCCTGATCGGCGGCCCGGCCCGGTGGCAGGGCATGCCTGTCATGCTGATCCTGCAGCAGAAGGGCCGCGACACCAAGAGCAAGATCAAGCGCCGCTTCGGCAGCGCCAATCCCGAGGGCTTCCGCAAGGCCGTGCGCCTGATGGATCTGGCCGACAAGTTCCGCCTGCCGGTCGTCGCCCTGGTCGATACGCAGGGCGCGTATCCGGGCCTGGAGGCCGAGGAACGCGGCCAGGGCTGGGCCATCGCCGAGAGCATCCGCCGCATGCTGGCCCTGCGCGTCCCGGCCGTGTGTGTCGTGATCGGCGAGGGCGGCAGCGGTGGGGCGCTGGCCGTCGCCGTGGGCAACCGCGTGCTGATCCAGGAAAATGCGTGGTACTCGGTCATCTCGCCCGAGGGGGCCGCGAGCATCATCTGGAAGGACGCCGCGCAGGCGCCGCTGGCCGCCGAGGCCCTGAAGCTGACTGCGCCCGACCTGCTGGAACTGGGCATCGTCGAGGAGATCATCCCCGAACCGACCGGCGGCGCCCACCAGGATGCGGACGCCGCCGCCATTCCCGTCGGTGAGGCCGTGACCCGTCATCTGCGCGAGCTGATGGCCCTGAGTGCCGACGAGCTGCTCGCCCAGCGCGGGGAGCGTTTTCGGAACCTCGGGGCGTTCACCGAGAGCTGA
- the cutA gene encoding divalent-cation tolerance protein CutA: MSLVVMVTIPPERAQDVARTLVAERLAGSVNVIGGMHSVYRWQGEVAEDPEALLLIKTSGERYPELEARIRSLHPYEVPEIIALQFDRALPEFQGWLRDALQDRH, encoded by the coding sequence ATGTCACTGGTTGTGATGGTCACCATCCCCCCGGAACGTGCGCAGGACGTGGCACGCACCCTGGTCGCGGAGCGTCTGGCCGGCTCCGTGAACGTGATCGGCGGCATGCACAGTGTGTACCGCTGGCAGGGCGAGGTCGCCGAGGATCCCGAGGCGCTGCTGCTCATCAAGACCAGCGGCGAACGCTACCCGGAGCTGGAGGCCCGCATCCGCTCACTGCACCCCTACGAGGTGCCGGAGATCATTGCGCTGCAGTTCGACCGGGCGCTGCCGGAGTTCCAGGGCTGGCTGCGGGACGCCCTGCAAGACCGCCACTGA
- a CDS encoding rhodanese-like domain-containing protein — translation MAGKTAAQMVQDAKSRVENLTPEQVAGELARGAVLVDIREPSEHAQTGVIPGSLSAPRGMLEFYADPTSPYHRPEFDPARRVILHCASGGRSALAADTLQQMGYGNVAHLDGGIRAWTEAGQPVETPGDS, via the coding sequence ATGGCCGGAAAGACTGCTGCCCAGATGGTGCAGGACGCGAAATCCCGCGTGGAGAACCTGACGCCCGAACAGGTCGCCGGGGAACTCGCACGCGGAGCCGTGCTGGTGGACATCCGCGAGCCGTCGGAGCACGCGCAGACCGGGGTCATTCCAGGCAGCTTGTCCGCGCCGCGCGGCATGCTGGAGTTCTATGCCGACCCGACCAGTCCGTACCACCGCCCGGAGTTCGACCCCGCGCGGCGCGTGATTCTGCACTGCGCGTCGGGCGGACGCTCGGCGCTGGCGGCCGACACCCTGCAGCAGATGGGCTACGGGAACGTGGCGCATCTGGACGGCGGCATCCGGGCGTGGACAGAGGCCGGACAGCCGGTCGAGACGCCCGGCGACTCCTGA
- a CDS encoding LapA family protein: MRTVVLIVVLVVLALFALLNTNSLMFPHTISLGFVTYRNLPMGLILLILGTLLTLVFYFWAGISGLRAQADSARLLRDMEQLRVSLDSKEGSRFAQLQTHIDERLNALPAASGTGDLGAVNARIDALQRDVNLQLAQLDDYLKRKLG, translated from the coding sequence ATGCGGACGGTCGTGCTGATAGTCGTGCTGGTGGTGCTCGCTCTGTTTGCGCTGCTCAACACCAATTCCCTGATGTTCCCCCATACCATCAGCCTGGGGTTCGTGACCTACCGGAACCTCCCCATGGGCCTGATCCTGTTGATCCTGGGCACGCTGCTGACCCTGGTGTTCTATTTCTGGGCCGGGATCTCCGGTCTGCGGGCACAGGCGGACTCGGCGCGCCTGCTGCGTGACATGGAGCAGTTGCGGGTCAGCCTGGACAGCAAGGAGGGCAGCCGCTTCGCCCAGCTCCAGACGCACATCGACGAGCGGCTGAATGCCCTGCCGGCGGCATCGGGAACCGGTGACCTGGGCGCGGTGAACGCCCGGATCGACGCGCTGCAGCGTGACGTGAACCTGCAGCTCGCGCAGCTCGACGATTATCTCAAGCGCAAGCTCGGGTGA